The Microtus ochrogaster isolate Prairie Vole_2 unplaced genomic scaffold, MicOch1.0 UNK103, whole genome shotgun sequence region tGACCTTTTAAGCAATTGTGCAGggcagtctggcctggaacttggtatgtagctGTTGTGGTTTTAAGGAGAATGGTCCCATAGGCTCATTTATTtgcttagttcccagctgctgaACTGTCTGGAAAGATTGGGAGTAGGTACGTCACTGTGGTTGGACTGTGAGCTATCAAAATTGTCCACCAGGCCTAGTTTCTtgctctctgcctgtttcctACATAAcaatgtaaagctctcagctaccgcCCCAGCACCATGGCtatctgcttcccaccatgctgataatggaccaATGCTCCGAAAACTGTAAGAAGTCccaatgaaatactttctttaagcattgccttggtcatggtgtctctctacaGCAACAGTACAGTGACAGGCAGTAGCTAAGGATGATACTGAACTCTTGGGTCTCCACctgccaggagctgggattacagctgtgtgccagcACAGCCTTTGTGACTTCTATGAGGCCACCTGTGCTAGTGCTACTGGTTGTCAAGCTTTCTAAGTGTCGGAGTGTCATGCTAGATGGGGCACTGTAATTGAATGTTGGGGTTACAAAAAACTTTGGCAGCGGCCATCTATGTGGGGTGCTGTAATGGAATGCAGGGCTACAAAAACTTGGGGTTTCTGAATGCACAATGATGGAAATTAATTACAAATCAAATGTAACAAATGTGAGTGCTTCTGGGAAAGGGGCTGGTAAGTGGGGAAGGTGAGGAAGCTCAGGTCTAACCAGGCTCTCTCCTCCCCACAGCCATGACTCAGTTTGTCCTTCTCTAGGAAGCCTTCAGTTCAGAACAGGTGGGCCCCCTGCGGGCTGGCCTTAACCTAGCAACAGTCAGGACTGTTGTGAGGGTGGGTGTCTGAGCCCTGGCAACAAGAAGGGAGTCTATGTAGGGAGCAGCCTCTTTGCTCCTGGAAAGGACCTTGAGGCAGAAAAGCTCACTTTTTGTCTCTGACACAGTGGTAGACATCTTGGAATGGGGATGGGGTCCAATCTATGTATTGAAGTTGGACATGTGGAGGAAAAGAATCTAGCTGGGGATGCTGAGGACAGCTAATTCATCAGCCTTAGGAGCATCAGGCCTAGGTGGCTTGTTTTATTAGGTAACAATTCTCTACACGATTCAAGCCCCTTTAACTATATTTCCTGTCACTTCCAGCCATAGGCACCCTTGCCGCCTCCAGGCTGCCCTGGCCCATGCAGTCCCCATGCTCACCAGCAGGGCTCGCACTGCCTTCGCCACagcctccttctctgcctccaggctctgGATCTGCTCCCGCAGCTGCCTTAACTCCTGCCACGTGGAGATCTGTGGGAGGACACCGCGAGAGGGAAGGGGGATGGCCACTGCTGGAGCCTCAGCTACTGGCCCCTGGAGGAGCAGGTGAGCCTCAGTGCCTTTTCCCAGAAGCCCAGGCGGGCACACGGCTGCCCTGAACCAACACATTTCCCAGCTCACTTTGCAGTCACTTCTGCTGGTGTGATCCAGACCAACCAAGCAACGAGCGTGGACAtgtgactctttttttctttttggttttgtgagagaCAGTGTACTGAAATACAgtctagggtggccttgaacttgtaaccatcctgtcccttctctgagtgctgggactatagagGCACCAGCAGGCCTGGCTAAGTCAACTCTTTAAAGGTGattaacctttcttttttattttggctatTTCGTGTGTGACTATggcatggaagtcagaagacaattcataggagttggttctcttcttccactatgtggatcccagggactgaactcaggttggcagTCTTGGTAGTAAGTGTCCCTCTGGGCTGGGCTACCTGGCCCACAGAAATTTAAACAAGGTCAAAGTGTACACAACTGACAATGTCCGATGGTTTGAAGGAGAgatgtccccacaggctctggCTCCTTGGCTCACAGGTCAGTGGCTGGTGATGTGTGGGGGTTTAGGAGATGCggtcttgctggaggaactaTGTCCCTGGAGGTGGGGTTTGAGAGCTTAAAGCCTCGCCCTACATCTAGTTTGCTCTCTGCCTTATGCTGGTGGTTAAAGACGTGAGCTCTCGGTTTACAGCTCTGCCACTCGCTGCCATTCTGTCCCCGCCAGCCCCAGAGACTGCTTCCCTCAGctggtttggtcatggtgtttcctcatggcaacagaaaagtgactaagtcGGAAGGGTTCAAGATGGAGCTGGGATGTCCTGACTGATCCATTACACTCAGAACTTACCACCGACATGGCAACCCCCAATTCCAGTTCCCTATAAGGTACCATTATGCAAGCACTGATGATTTTATCATTTGCATCTGGTCTCAACATCTGGATACATAAGTGTTGCTTAAGTATCTGTTCAGCaggtatttttttattcattcacccCTATTTATCCGTTTTCTATTAGAGCATGATGCAGAGGTGTCTCCAAGAGTCCCTCCTCAAACCTCCCCAATCTGATCCCCAAACCTCactcctcatttttctttgtggcCTTAGGGCGAGCCTGGCATGAAGTTTGAGCACCGAAGACAATGGTATTTAAATTCCAGGAATAACACGTAAAAGGGCGTGCAGGCCACAGAAGGCATGCATGACGTTCAGTGGGGCCTTAGTTCTCAGTGGACCATAAGTGGGCGTCACGTACAAGACATTGCCTGACTCGGGAAGGAACCCAAATTCCTGTAAGTAGCTCCGCCCACTCCTGGAAAGCCTTGGGCAAACCCAGTTCGGTAAAGCCAGCAGCCGGCTCCCGCAGCCGGCGCAGGCGCACTCACAATCGCAGGCAGGTCGGCCGGCCGCAGCTCCCCCTTGCGGAGTTCCAGGGCACGCGCGGTTGCTTCTGGGCATGCGCACAGTGACTCCATGTCCAAGTGAGGAAGCTGGCTGTAGCCCTCACGTGCGTGTTCGTACAGGAGGTTCCGAACTCGTTTCTGTGTAGCGAAGCTTCTCCTTGGGTTCTGGTTACACACGTAGCGTCCTCGGGACCGGAGGCCCTGGCGAGCCAGTAAAGGCCGCAAGAACCGTGCCATGGATGCCGCCATCTTGGATTGGGAACCAGGAGTCACTCACCGGGACGAGCCAATCAGACGTGGAAAGAGATTTCCCGCCCAAGCTTCGGAAACCCTTCCAATGAGGAAAAATCGAACTGAGATAGACTGTGTCCTTGTCCAATGGTCACCTTTGTTCCGCCCCTTTGGGGGCCGCAGGAAAGAAATAGCCAATCACGAAAGAGAGTCCCCGGAAGGCTGGTTTAGCGTGTGTGCGACCCTACTAGGTTGGTGAGGTGAGTGTGATTATCTCTTCTCTGCacgcctctctcttctctcttcactttCCGCTTCCAGTATCGGGGAGAGGGCGACTGGGTTCCTGGGGGTACTCAGAGTGGGGCTGGATCTGCGGGGCGACTTCTGTTAACAGCATAGAAGGTCGTGGTTCGCCTTGGAGAGGCGACCCCTGCGGCGCTGAGAGGGCGACTTCGTCCCCACCTCCGTCCTGAGATCTTCTGCCCTTATAGGGACGCAGCAGGCGGCGAGATGTCCTGGGCCGGCCTTCTCCGCGGCCTCACCACGTCCCTCAGTCGTGGTAAGTGAGCCTGGGCCGCAGGGACGAGGACGGGTGACTTGTGTGACTTTTGCCAGAGTGAGGACGGTAACACCTTTAAACACggtgcctgttttgttttggagacagcgtttcactgtagcccaggctagtctctaaTTCCCTTTGTAGCAAGACGGCGTTGAACTTCTGATCACCCACTTCAACCTCCCGAGTATTACAGGGGTTCTCTGCCACGCCCCCGGCTCAAAGGGCAGGAGGTGGGAAGCTCCTGTGTCCAGCAGTTTAAGTCAGTCATAGTTATGGCTCCCACACATAGATAGTGGCGAATCCCTGGGATTGTGTTGCCTAGTGATCTTCCGTCTTAGAGTGTGTGAGTATAGTCTGATGTTCATGCAGCCATCATACCAACAAATGTTCGGCCCTGGTTAGGTGTCTGGCCATTGTGTTTATTCCGTCAGCAAGTATTTATTGGTGAGCTCCTATGGGTGAGAGATCCAAGCCAGGTATTTCAGTCATTCATTCGAGTGTGATCTAAGTCTGAGATGTGCCTCCCACGGGAGGGGAACTTTGTGTTTGTAGACATTCCCCAGACATCAGGTAtcaagatgcctcagtggttaagagcactgattgctcttacagaagacccaggttcgattcccagcacctgcataacagctcacaatcatctgtaactccagtcccaggggaccagATGTCCTGTACAAATGCCAAGCAGAGATGAACAGATATACACAGGCAAAGCTAGTGACCTGGGGAGATATTGGGGATTTCATTCACTCAGATGTTCACTatccaacctggtctacctagggagttccagggcagacagctatatagtgagaccctggggtttgtgtttgttttgttgtttagatttttcgagacagggtttctctgtaggcttggctgtcgtggaactcgctctgtagaccaagttggtctcaaactcacagagatccccctgcctctgcctcccaaccaagtgctgggattaaaggcgtgcgctaccaccacctgttttgtttttaatgttcaaTTTTGTGTGTATAAGCGTTGCCTGTGTATATCTGTTCATCTCTGCTTGGCATTTGTACaggacatcaggtcccctgggactggagttacagatgactgcgAGCTgttatgcaggtgctgggaatcgaacctgggtcttctgtaagagcaatcagtgctcttaaccactgaggcatctttctagcccctgtatgagtgttttgcctgcatgtatgtaagtgcattACATGCACATGTTagacccctggaactagagttacagaggattgtgagccaccaccatgggtgctgggagtcagacCCCATCTTCTGCAAGAGGTTCCAACCTTTGAGCCATCTGTTGATCCTCACTAAAACCTCTAGACATCTGCAGTTATGACCTTGTAAAGGGTTTGGATCCCTCCCCAGAACATGGTAACCAAGTAGTCTCCATTGTGTCTCTCCAGGCATGGCCCTAGGTCCCCAGCTCTGGGCCACACGTTCCATGGCTACCCTGAACCAGATGCACCGCTCAGGCCGCCCGAAGGAACCCCCTAAGCGTCTGGGTCCCACAGAGGGCCGGCCCCAGCTGAAGGGTGTGGTGTTACGCACATTCATCAGAAAGCCGAAGAAGCCTAACTCAGCCAACCGCAAGTGCTGCCGAGTGCGCCTCAGCACAGGGAAAGAGGCTGTCTGCTTCATCCCCGGGGAGGGCCACACCCTGCAGGAGCACCATGTGGTCCTCGTGGAGGGTGGTCGGACTCAAGACCTGCCCGGGGTTAAACTCAAAGTTGTGAGGGGCAAGTATGACTGTGGCCACGTGCAAAAGAAGTGACCGTGATTGACAGTGGTCAGGCACTGGGTCCCCAGAAACCACTTCTTGCTCTAGGGACCACTGCTCTTGGACTCAAATCTTGCTCCAACTCATCAAGACTGCTATAAATCTGCCAGTGTTCTGGAGGTGAACTGGAAGGAAGTGCCCTTCTGCCCACTCTCTTGGCTCGTGTGTGTTCAGTATCCACAGGTGGGAGCTCATTGCTGGGTGGGAGTTGAATAAACACCTGCAGCTTGTGGTGTCGACCTTCGTGCACTGTCTCCCTGGCTGTGGTGACAAATACGCATCCCTGTACCCCAGTTCCCTCTTCCGGAAGAAAGTTCCCTTACAGAGGGACTGTTCTGGGTGCTGATGATTATTAGCCAAATGTTCCACATGctcagtgcatgtgtgtggtggtgatggtgtgcaGGCCCTGTGGAAGCCTGGCCTACATGTGGCCATGTGCCAGATAACAGTAAGGCTGATACTGGAAGGGTGTTGAAATGGTTAAATTCTTAGTGATGGCGCATGCCAGAGACCCTCCTGGGCGGGGGAAGAATTGTGCCTCCGCTTGCTGATTCTTGCCTATGCACTGTTATTTATTCTGGAgggtggaagagcagcaagtgctcttagccactgagcccttTCTAGCCCCTGGGAACCCCTTACCTCTGGCCTTCAGTTTCCTGCCTTAGATAGTGGCATCAGTTGGAATTTGGCCTTTTGTAATCACAGGCGTGGCCATGACAGTTTTAAACTGTGGGAGATGTGCTCACATTATTAGGCTCTGCAGTTcaactggacacacacacacacgttcctaCCTAGCATTCAAATGTACATTACATTTATTGATAAAGAACTTTGACAGCTGGACTctatggctcacaactgtaattccagtactctagatactgaggcaggagattgctttgagtttgaagccagtctaggcTATGGAGTgagtctttgaagaagaaaaaacaaagcaaaacctcaaCTGATCCGGATCTTCGAAGTTTGCAGCTAATACTTAGCGCGAACACAGCCTCTTGATGGCCTCCGATTGTGCACACGTGGCCACACATACATGGATCAGGGCTGGAGCCAGTCAGGAGCACAGCTTGCAGACAGACTTCCTGAGTCTCATATGTCCTTGATGGAAGCAGAATCCCTCATACCCCAGGCCAGCTCAGAACTTCGGGTGTAGCTGAGAATGCCCTTGAGCTCCTGGccctccttccacctccccagtgctggcattacaggcatgaaTC contains the following coding sequences:
- the Mrps12 gene encoding 28S ribosomal protein S12, mitochondrial, with product MSWAGLLRGLTTSLSRGMALGPQLWATRSMATLNQMHRSGRPKEPPKRLGPTEGRPQLKGVVLRTFIRKPKKPNSANRKCCRVRLSTGKEAVCFIPGEGHTLQEHHVVLVEGGRTQDLPGVKLKVVRGKYDCGHVQKK